In Lacrimispora indolis DSM 755, a genomic segment contains:
- the sdaAA gene encoding L-serine ammonia-lyase, iron-sulfur-dependent, subunit alpha, whose product MDFISGNELLKLCEENQCRISEVMKEREASEFGAGSEETISRMKEAYRIMKESCHKPLDEPVISIGGLIGGESAKVRDRRRSGKSICGSMLSKAITYSLAVLEVNASMGLIVAAPTAGSSGVLPGLLLALEEEFSLGSDQIIDGLFTASAVGYLFMRNATVAGAQAGCQAEVGAASAMAAAAATEIMGGTPQQCMDAASSALVNLLGLVCDPVAGLVEYPCQNRNVLGAANALVCAEMALSGVKQFIPFDQMLDTMMAVGRSIPFELRETSLGGCAVTEAACGKACEIFKS is encoded by the coding sequence ATGGATTTTATATCAGGAAATGAATTGCTGAAATTATGTGAGGAAAATCAATGCCGGATCTCAGAAGTGATGAAGGAACGTGAAGCCAGTGAGTTCGGCGCCGGTTCTGAAGAGACCATCAGCCGGATGAAGGAAGCTTACCGGATTATGAAAGAATCCTGCCATAAGCCCTTAGATGAACCTGTGATTTCCATTGGCGGACTGATCGGGGGAGAATCTGCAAAGGTACGGGACAGAAGGAGATCAGGAAAATCCATATGCGGGAGCATGCTGTCCAAGGCGATTACCTATTCACTTGCTGTCTTGGAGGTGAATGCTTCTATGGGACTTATTGTGGCGGCGCCTACAGCCGGAAGCTCCGGAGTGCTGCCCGGGCTGCTCCTTGCCCTGGAAGAAGAATTTTCCCTGGGCAGTGATCAGATCATAGATGGCCTTTTTACGGCAAGTGCGGTTGGTTATCTGTTCATGAGGAATGCGACCGTGGCCGGAGCACAGGCCGGCTGTCAGGCCGAAGTCGGTGCGGCTTCCGCAATGGCAGCGGCAGCGGCGACGGAAATTATGGGCGGTACGCCGCAGCAGTGCATGGATGCAGCTTCCTCTGCCTTAGTAAATCTTTTAGGTCTGGTCTGCGACCCGGTAGCCGGCCTGGTGGAATATCCCTGCCAGAACCGCAATGTTCTGGGTGCTGCCAATGCACTGGTATGTGCAGAAATGGCATTGTCAGGAGTCAAACAGTTCATACCCTTTGACCAGATGCTGGACACCATGATGGCGGTGGGGCGCTCCATTCCATTTGAATTAAGGGAAACTTCACTTGGCGGCTGTGCGGTTACAGAGGCTGCCTGCGGGAAGGCCTGTGAGATTTTTAAATCATAG
- the sdaAB gene encoding L-serine ammonia-lyase, iron-sulfur-dependent subunit beta — MPSISIFDVIGPNMVGPSSSHTAGAVAIALLVKKMFNGPIKEVEFVLYGSFAKTYKGHGTDRALLGGILGFETYDLRIKNSFQLADECGLKYSFRVDEKETEVHPNTVEIHVTGEEAGTMSVRGVSLGGGKVKIVRINGIDVDFTGEYSTLVIRHLDYPGMVAYIATSLSERNVNIAFMRLFRERKGATAYSVVESDEEIPQELLEKLREHPKVEDVMLIQV; from the coding sequence ATGCCGTCTATCAGTATTTTTGATGTAATCGGCCCCAATATGGTAGGGCCATCCAGTTCCCATACCGCGGGTGCTGTGGCGATTGCTCTTCTGGTTAAAAAGATGTTCAACGGGCCGATCAAAGAGGTGGAATTTGTTTTGTATGGTTCTTTTGCAAAGACCTACAAAGGCCATGGGACCGACCGTGCGCTTCTTGGAGGCATCCTGGGATTTGAGACTTATGACTTAAGGATTAAAAATTCCTTTCAGCTGGCGGATGAATGTGGACTGAAGTATTCCTTCCGTGTGGATGAAAAAGAAACAGAGGTGCATCCAAATACAGTAGAGATTCATGTAACTGGAGAAGAGGCCGGAACCATGTCGGTCCGCGGAGTCTCGTTAGGAGGAGGTAAGGTAAAAATTGTCAGGATCAACGGAATTGATGTAGACTTTACCGGAGAATATTCCACACTGGTCATACGGCATTTGGACTATCCGGGCATGGTGGCCTATATTGCAACCAGTTTAAGTGAGCGCAATGTAAATATTGCTTTCATGCGATTGTTCCGGGAACGGAAAGGGGCAACCGCTTACTCTGTGGTAGAATCTGATGAGGAGATTCCCCAGGAATTGTTGGAAAAGCTGCGGGAACATCCGAAAGTAGAAGATGTTATGCTTATTCAGGTTTAG
- a CDS encoding dicarboxylate/amino acid:cation symporter gives MEESKKSKKGLGLVPRLIIAIIIGILIGMYCPSFVTSILITISDLFKQFLMFIIPLMVVAFVTMGIADLSQGAGKLLAFTAAISYASTLLAGSAAYAVASTFFPSFVNEEVVAKVASASDKAISGYFSLAITPLLETTAAVVLAFVLGVCISTMRGKEIGDTLYNVIKDFAEIITKVLGRVIIPLLPLYICGTFAKMTYQGTTFAIMSVLWKVFLIVILLHLIYLLVAFTFAGIMTKRNPVTMLKNQLPGYLTAIGTQSSAATIPVNIKCAESNGISEEIRNFVIPLCANIHMAGSMITITCCVTATLLIYGMPHGFLTIFPFICVLGVALVASPGAPGGSIFTATPFFPIVGIPAVGDIASLLQAMYIAQDSFGTACNVSGDNAISALVDMYYHKYIKKDNLQ, from the coding sequence ATGGAGGAAAGTAAAAAGAGTAAGAAGGGACTGGGGCTGGTACCAAGGCTGATTATTGCAATTATCATTGGTATTTTGATCGGAATGTATTGTCCAAGCTTTGTAACTTCAATATTGATCACTATATCAGATTTGTTTAAGCAGTTTTTAATGTTTATCATTCCGCTTATGGTAGTAGCTTTTGTTACAATGGGAATTGCAGACTTATCTCAGGGAGCAGGAAAGCTGCTGGCGTTTACCGCGGCAATTTCTTATGCTTCCACGCTGCTGGCTGGAAGTGCAGCTTATGCGGTTGCCAGTACGTTTTTCCCCTCTTTTGTGAATGAAGAGGTAGTAGCGAAAGTTGCATCTGCAAGTGATAAGGCCATCAGCGGATATTTCTCTCTGGCCATCACTCCGCTGCTTGAAACAACAGCCGCTGTTGTACTTGCCTTTGTACTGGGCGTATGCATCAGCACCATGCGGGGCAAAGAGATCGGGGATACCTTGTATAATGTGATCAAAGACTTTGCTGAGATTATTACAAAAGTACTGGGCCGTGTGATTATTCCGCTTCTTCCTTTATATATCTGCGGAACTTTTGCCAAGATGACATATCAGGGAACCACCTTTGCAATTATGTCCGTGCTTTGGAAGGTATTCCTGATCGTAATACTTCTTCATTTGATCTATTTGCTTGTAGCCTTTACCTTTGCAGGCATAATGACAAAACGAAATCCTGTCACCATGCTGAAAAACCAGCTGCCAGGTTACTTAACCGCAATCGGTACACAGTCTTCTGCGGCAACCATTCCGGTTAACATCAAGTGTGCGGAAAGTAATGGCATTTCAGAAGAAATCCGTAATTTCGTAATTCCGCTGTGCGCTAACATTCATATGGCAGGTTCCATGATCACCATTACCTGCTGTGTGACCGCGACCCTGCTTATTTACGGCATGCCTCATGGCTTCCTTACCATATTTCCATTTATCTGTGTGCTGGGAGTAGCCCTGGTTGCATCTCCGGGAGCTCCGGGAGGTTCCATCTTTACGGCGACACCGTTCTTCCCCATTGTTGGAATACCGGCAGTGGGTGATATTGCCAGCCTTCTTCAGGCAATGTATATTGCACAGGACAGCTTCGGAACTGCTTGTAACGTATCAGGAGATAATGCAATCAGTGCATTGGTTGATATGTATTACCACAAATATATTAAAAAAGATAACTTACAATAA
- a CDS encoding helix-turn-helix transcriptional regulator → MKDYNVHLTLIDRIILDSYKIMLEGLADYLGGGYEMVLHSLEDTEHSVIKIINGHHTGRAEGMPITDLALQMLEEIEKDGEKSYISYFTKNKKEEPLKSSTIVVRGEEGRIIGLLCINFYLNTGLSDILSSYFPQISSHSLVKSETFANNLDELILSKVKEVRKTVMEDDGILPSLKNKEIINSLHQQGVFTLKDAVVKVADYLGISKNTVYMHIRNAGVITEKRNE, encoded by the coding sequence ATGAAGGATTATAATGTACACTTAACACTGATTGACAGAATTATACTGGATTCCTATAAGATCATGCTGGAAGGGCTGGCGGATTATCTGGGGGGAGGCTATGAGATGGTACTTCATAGTCTGGAGGATACGGAACATTCCGTCATAAAGATCATCAATGGACACCATACAGGACGCGCGGAAGGAATGCCGATTACGGACCTGGCTCTTCAGATGCTGGAAGAAATCGAAAAAGATGGCGAAAAGAGCTATATTTCCTATTTCACCAAGAACAAAAAAGAAGAACCATTAAAATCCTCTACCATTGTAGTGCGCGGGGAGGAGGGGAGGATTATCGGACTTTTATGTATCAATTTTTATTTGAATACAGGTTTATCCGATATCCTGTCCAGCTATTTTCCCCAAATATCCTCACATTCCCTGGTTAAATCCGAAACTTTTGCAAATAATCTGGATGAATTAATTCTCAGCAAAGTCAAAGAGGTTCGGAAAACCGTAATGGAAGATGATGGAATACTTCCGTCTCTTAAAAACAAGGAGATCATTAACTCTTTGCACCAACAGGGGGTTTTTACCCTGAAAGATGCGGTTGTAAAGGTGGCTGATTACCTGGGGATTTCTAAAAACACCGTATATATGCACATTCGGAATGCGGGGGTAATTACAGAAAAGAGAAATGAATAA
- a CDS encoding alpha-galactosidase, giving the protein MPIIYHEQANQFHLYNQSVSYIIQIMANGQLGNLYYGKRITDRESYAYLLETGERSHAAITCPEPVSLCLQYTKQEYPAYGTGDYRYGACIVRQENGSRISSFTYVSHKIFGGKRSIEPLPATYVEEEKEAVTLEVTLRDEVLGTDLILSYTIYEELPVITRHARFDHRGKEEIVLLTAMSGAVDLPDCDYEMIQLSGAWSRERYLKRRVLEQGIQSIYSMRGISSAEHNPFLALARKETTEKSGQVYGFSLVYSGSFLGQVEVCTHDTTRVLFGIHPDTFEWPLKTGESFQTPELVMVYSDQGLSHMSQMFHRLYRTRLARGYWRDRERPVLLNNWEATYMDFNEEKILDIAQKAKETGVELFVLDDGWFGERNDDYRALGDWYVNKEKLPEGISGLSEKIEALGLKFGLWIEPEMVNKNSRFYEAHPDWILSAPGRYETPSRNQHVLDFSRKKVVDAVYGMLKEIIGNARISYIKWDMNRYLTECYSKGTLPESQGMVMHKFILGVYDLYTRFTRDFPKILFESCASGGARFDPGMLYFAPQAWCSDNTDAMDRLKIQYGTSMVYPISSIGAHVSAVPNHQVHRITPLESRGNAAIFGAFGYELDLNKLTSEEIEVVKQQIVCYKKYRKLLHQGTFYRLKSPFEGNDTAWITVSEDMEQAVGAYFQVLNPVNAGWLRLRLQGLCQEMLYQVSLPGMTGEYFGSELMYAGIPIDRGRLLKETGDFASFLFFVKKKQE; this is encoded by the coding sequence ATGCCTATCATTTATCATGAACAAGCAAATCAGTTTCACCTGTATAATCAGTCCGTGAGCTATATCATCCAGATCATGGCCAATGGACAGCTGGGAAATCTGTATTATGGGAAACGCATTACGGACAGGGAGTCCTATGCATATCTTCTTGAGACAGGGGAGCGCTCTCACGCAGCCATCACCTGTCCGGAACCGGTGAGTCTTTGTTTACAGTATACAAAGCAGGAATATCCGGCTTATGGAACAGGGGATTACCGGTACGGTGCCTGCATTGTCAGACAGGAGAATGGCAGCAGGATCAGCAGCTTCACCTATGTGTCCCATAAAATCTTTGGGGGAAAACGGTCCATAGAACCTCTTCCTGCCACCTATGTGGAAGAGGAGAAAGAGGCCGTTACCCTGGAGGTCACCCTTCGTGATGAGGTGTTGGGTACGGACCTGATCCTTTCCTATACCATTTATGAAGAACTGCCGGTCATCACAAGGCATGCCCGTTTTGATCACCGGGGCAAGGAGGAGATCGTCCTTCTGACCGCAATGAGCGGAGCGGTGGACTTACCGGATTGTGATTACGAGATGATCCAGCTTTCAGGGGCATGGTCCAGAGAGCGGTATTTGAAGAGGCGTGTCCTGGAACAGGGAATCCAGTCCATTTACAGCATGAGAGGAATCAGCAGTGCAGAGCATAATCCATTTCTGGCTCTGGCGAGAAAAGAGACTACGGAAAAAAGCGGCCAGGTATACGGCTTCAGCCTTGTGTACAGCGGAAGCTTCTTAGGACAGGTGGAGGTCTGCACCCATGATACCACCCGGGTGCTCTTTGGGATCCATCCGGATACCTTTGAATGGCCTTTGAAAACAGGGGAATCTTTTCAGACTCCGGAGCTTGTGATGGTGTATTCGGACCAGGGACTTTCCCATATGAGCCAGATGTTCCACCGTTTATACAGGACCCGGCTTGCAAGGGGATATTGGAGGGACAGGGAAAGACCTGTGCTTTTAAATAACTGGGAAGCCACCTACATGGATTTCAACGAAGAAAAGATCCTTGACATTGCACAGAAGGCGAAGGAAACCGGAGTGGAGCTGTTTGTCCTGGATGACGGGTGGTTTGGGGAGCGCAACGACGACTACAGAGCTTTGGGAGACTGGTATGTGAACAAGGAAAAGCTTCCGGAGGGGATTTCCGGGCTGTCGGAGAAGATCGAGGCTCTGGGTTTAAAATTCGGTTTGTGGATCGAACCGGAAATGGTCAATAAGAACAGCCGTTTTTACGAGGCCCATCCGGACTGGATCCTGTCCGCTCCCGGACGCTATGAAACCCCCAGCAGAAACCAGCATGTCCTTGATTTTTCAAGGAAAAAAGTGGTTGATGCGGTTTATGGCATGTTAAAAGAGATCATTGGTAATGCCAGGATTTCCTATATTAAATGGGATATGAACCGGTATTTAACGGAATGTTATTCCAAAGGGACTCTCCCTGAGAGCCAGGGAATGGTGATGCATAAATTTATCCTGGGAGTCTATGACTTATATACCAGGTTTACCAGGGATTTTCCGAAGATCTTATTTGAATCCTGTGCCAGCGGAGGGGCCAGGTTTGATCCTGGAATGCTTTACTTTGCTCCCCAGGCATGGTGCAGCGACAATACTGATGCAATGGACCGGCTGAAGATCCAGTACGGGACCAGTATGGTCTATCCCATATCCAGCATCGGAGCCCATGTTTCCGCAGTTCCAAACCATCAGGTACACAGGATCACGCCTTTGGAATCAAGGGGAAATGCGGCAATTTTCGGAGCTTTTGGATATGAACTGGATTTAAATAAACTGACCTCCGAGGAAATAGAGGTGGTTAAACAGCAGATCGTTTGCTACAAAAAGTACCGGAAGCTTTTGCACCAGGGTACATTTTACCGGCTTAAGAGTCCTTTTGAAGGGAATGACACAGCCTGGATCACGGTGTCAGAGGACATGGAACAGGCAGTTGGCGCCTATTTTCAGGTCCTGAATCCAGTCAATGCCGGCTGGCTCAGACTGAGGCTTCAGGGCCTTTGCCAGGAAATGCTGTATCAGGTTTCCCTGCCTGGGATGACCGGCGAATATTTTGGAAGTGAGCTTATGTACGCCGGTATTCCCATTGACAGAGGACGCCTGTTAAAGGAGACAGGAGATTTTGCCTCTTTCCTCTTTTTTGTTAAGAAAAAACAGGAATAA
- a CDS encoding carbohydrate ABC transporter permease yields MNKNTKIRSGIVYLILIIGSAIMLVPFLWMFLTAFKSTSEATQMNPFIIFPTVWRKEAFLSVVSKMNFFRLYWNTLLLIVERVICAVLTATMAGYAFGRLNFKGKNLAFSLVLFQMMVPSQIFIIPQYLMVSKLGMLNTSFGLLFPGLVTAFGTFLLRQAYMGLPASLEEAARLDGCNIGQTFLYVMAPLTKSSMVALGIFTALFAFKELMWPLVVNTEQNTMPLSAALAKLQGQFETNYPELMAASLLACIPMIIIYLIFQKQFIEGIATSGGKL; encoded by the coding sequence ATGAATAAGAATACAAAAATCAGATCAGGTATCGTTTACTTAATCCTTATCATAGGGTCCGCCATCATGCTGGTACCCTTTTTATGGATGTTTTTAACAGCCTTTAAAAGCACATCTGAGGCCACCCAGATGAATCCCTTCATCATTTTTCCGACAGTATGGAGGAAAGAAGCATTCTTATCTGTGGTGAGTAAAATGAACTTTTTTAGGCTGTACTGGAACACGCTTCTGCTCATCGTGGAACGAGTCATTTGTGCGGTGCTCACCGCTACTATGGCTGGATATGCTTTCGGACGCCTTAATTTTAAAGGAAAGAATCTGGCTTTTTCCCTGGTTCTTTTCCAGATGATGGTGCCATCCCAGATCTTTATCATCCCCCAGTACTTAATGGTGAGTAAGCTTGGAATGTTAAACACTTCATTTGGACTGCTTTTCCCAGGACTTGTGACGGCCTTTGGTACATTCCTCCTAAGGCAGGCTTATATGGGGCTTCCGGCTTCTTTGGAGGAAGCGGCCAGACTGGATGGCTGCAATATCGGCCAGACCTTTCTCTATGTGATGGCTCCCCTTACGAAATCTTCCATGGTGGCTCTGGGCATTTTTACCGCTCTGTTTGCATTTAAAGAGCTGATGTGGCCTCTGGTCGTTAACACAGAGCAGAACACAATGCCCTTATCCGCTGCCCTTGCAAAGCTGCAGGGACAGTTTGAAACAAACTATCCGGAGCTTATGGCAGCATCCTTGCTGGCCTGTATTCCAATGATTATCATATATCTTATATTCCAGAAGCAGTTTATAGAAGGAATTGCTACATCCGGAGGAAAATTATAA
- a CDS encoding carbohydrate ABC transporter permease: MNKKSKVSRRARSEFLWGWMFLLPTMAGLIILNIIPIFQTIYQSFFKTGAFGKGNVFIGLDNYRKLFSDGTVWQALWNTCKYAVVEVPFSIAIALVIAVFLNGKIRGRSIWRTIYFLPMVAAPAAVAMVWRWLYNSEFGLLNHLLRAIGLPGVNWISNPNIAFISVAVVGIWSVIGYNMVLFFAGLQEIPRDYYEAAQIDGADGISQFFTITLPLISPTMFFVTVTRVIGAMQVFDSIYMMMGRNNPALGRTQSLVYLFYKYSFIEGNKGYGSSIVMLLLFVILLITVIQMICQKKWVNYS; the protein is encoded by the coding sequence ATGAATAAAAAATCAAAGGTATCAAGGCGGGCGAGAAGTGAATTTTTATGGGGATGGATGTTTTTGCTGCCCACCATGGCGGGTCTTATCATTTTAAACATCATCCCAATTTTCCAGACCATTTACCAGAGCTTTTTCAAAACAGGAGCTTTTGGAAAAGGCAATGTATTTATCGGGCTTGACAATTACCGTAAGCTTTTCAGTGACGGGACCGTATGGCAGGCTTTGTGGAACACGTGTAAATATGCTGTGGTGGAAGTGCCCTTTTCCATTGCCATTGCCCTTGTGATAGCCGTCTTTTTAAACGGAAAGATCCGGGGACGATCCATCTGGAGGACCATTTATTTCCTGCCCATGGTGGCGGCTCCCGCTGCGGTGGCCATGGTCTGGCGGTGGCTTTATAACTCGGAGTTCGGACTCCTTAACCATTTGCTGCGGGCGATTGGCCTTCCCGGAGTGAACTGGATCTCCAATCCTAATATTGCATTCATCTCTGTGGCTGTGGTCGGGATCTGGTCTGTGATCGGTTACAATATGGTTCTTTTCTTTGCAGGCCTTCAGGAAATACCCAGGGATTATTATGAGGCGGCGCAGATTGACGGGGCGGATGGTATCAGCCAGTTCTTTACCATTACACTGCCTTTAATATCCCCAACCATGTTTTTCGTGACTGTGACCAGGGTTATTGGGGCAATGCAGGTGTTTGACAGCATTTATATGATGATGGGCAGAAACAATCCGGCTCTGGGAAGGACCCAGTCCCTGGTGTATCTTTTCTATAAATATTCCTTTATTGAGGGAAACAAGGGCTACGGCTCTTCCATTGTCATGCTGCTGCTTTTTGTGATCCTTCTGATCACGGTGATTCAGATGATCTGCCAGAAAAAATGGGTGAATTATAGCTAG
- a CDS encoding ABC transporter substrate-binding protein, whose protein sequence is MKRKWWFTAAMAAVMAAALVGCGSNAGKETAPASSGETKQEAESSSESGNAGAQGTLTVAIWDKNQEPGLTEIMKDFTNETGIKTQIQVTPWEQYWTMLEAGATGGSLPDVFWMHSNEIARYSEYEMLLNLTDRIKDSKTLEMDKFPKDIVQIYNWEGTKQYAVPKDIDTIALWYNKTMFDEAGIPYPDKDWTWNDFAEAAKKLTKSDGSQYGFALRPTNDQAGWNNIVYDMGGYVISEDKKSSGFDQPGTIKALTFITDLMKEGYAPPYEVMAENTEEALFEAGKVAMITAGSWMLPELCNNDYVKANCDIAMLPKDAETGKRISIYNGLGWAASANTGMPEEAWKLIEYMGSKAAQQKQSDLGIVISAYEGTTDNWIKAYQGFNLQAYLDMMGDLVIRPYSKSTVAWNNMSHEKLIDAWTGAKSVEDVCKDIAQEMNAMLAQE, encoded by the coding sequence ATGAAACGGAAATGGTGGTTTACGGCGGCAATGGCAGCGGTTATGGCAGCAGCACTGGTTGGCTGCGGAAGCAACGCCGGAAAGGAGACTGCTCCTGCAAGCTCAGGGGAAACAAAGCAGGAAGCAGAAAGCTCCAGTGAGTCAGGAAATGCCGGGGCACAGGGAACTCTGACAGTTGCCATCTGGGATAAAAACCAGGAGCCGGGACTGACAGAAATCATGAAGGACTTTACAAATGAAACAGGAATCAAGACACAGATCCAGGTAACTCCTTGGGAGCAGTACTGGACCATGCTGGAGGCAGGAGCCACCGGAGGATCTCTTCCAGATGTTTTCTGGATGCATTCCAATGAGATCGCAAGGTACTCTGAATATGAAATGCTTTTGAACTTAACGGACCGGATCAAGGATAGCAAGACCCTGGAAATGGATAAATTCCCCAAGGATATCGTGCAGATCTATAATTGGGAAGGTACAAAGCAGTATGCGGTGCCAAAGGATATCGACACCATTGCTCTCTGGTACAATAAGACCATGTTTGACGAAGCAGGAATCCCCTATCCTGACAAGGACTGGACCTGGAACGATTTTGCAGAGGCAGCAAAAAAACTGACCAAGTCCGACGGAAGCCAGTATGGATTTGCCTTAAGGCCAACCAATGACCAGGCAGGCTGGAACAATATCGTTTACGATATGGGCGGTTATGTGATCAGCGAGGATAAGAAATCATCCGGTTTTGACCAGCCGGGAACCATCAAGGCGTTAACGTTCATAACAGACTTAATGAAAGAGGGATATGCTCCTCCATACGAAGTGATGGCGGAGAATACGGAGGAAGCTTTGTTTGAAGCAGGCAAGGTAGCCATGATCACCGCAGGTTCCTGGATGCTTCCGGAGCTTTGCAACAATGATTATGTAAAGGCAAACTGTGATATCGCAATGCTTCCGAAAGATGCTGAGACGGGAAAGAGAATCTCCATTTACAATGGACTTGGCTGGGCAGCTTCCGCCAATACCGGCATGCCTGAGGAAGCATGGAAGCTTATTGAATATATGGGATCAAAGGCAGCACAGCAGAAGCAGTCTGACCTTGGAATCGTTATCTCTGCCTATGAAGGAACAACGGATAACTGGATCAAGGCATATCAGGGCTTTAACCTTCAGGCATACTTGGATATGATGGGTGATCTGGTGATCAGGCCATACTCCAAATCAACGGTTGCATGGAACAATATGAGCCATGAAAAATTGATTGATGCATGGACCGGTGCCAAGAGTGTGGAAGATGTCTGCAAGGACATTGCTCAGGAAATGAATGCCATGCTGGCACAAGAATAG
- a CDS encoding AraC family transcriptional regulator, with protein sequence MNQSARGLTIYYCGREHCASGHFFGPAIRKHYLMHVVLGGKGIYRTGGKEYALKEGDAFLIKPQEVTYYQADKDEPWEYAWAAFAGAEAERLLTDYCQEENGYVYHFGLEDEWRTYMEGLVAAFQSGGHNMDEMAGYLYLLFSRFPKEEKEGGEYEQSYLSRAEAYIRHNYSYPIQIGDIANYVGIDRTYLYRLFIKYKGISPKHYLTAYRIMEAKRLLEDTGLSVTETGLSCGFHDASVFCKSFLQTEGKSPLQYRKGMREEVR encoded by the coding sequence ATGAATCAGTCGGCAAGGGGGTTGACCATTTATTACTGCGGCCGTGAGCATTGTGCATCCGGTCACTTTTTCGGTCCTGCAATACGAAAACATTACCTGATGCATGTGGTGCTGGGAGGAAAAGGCATTTACAGGACAGGAGGAAAGGAATACGCTTTAAAGGAAGGGGACGCATTTTTAATCAAGCCCCAGGAGGTGACTTATTATCAGGCTGATAAGGACGAGCCATGGGAATACGCCTGGGCGGCCTTTGCAGGAGCAGAAGCCGAGCGGCTTTTAACCGATTACTGCCAGGAGGAAAACGGGTATGTTTATCATTTTGGTCTTGAGGATGAATGGCGTACCTATATGGAAGGGCTGGTGGCCGCTTTTCAAAGCGGAGGACATAATATGGATGAAATGGCTGGGTATCTTTATCTGCTGTTTTCCCGGTTTCCTAAGGAAGAAAAGGAAGGGGGAGAGTATGAGCAGAGCTATTTGTCCCGGGCCGAAGCGTATATCCGCCATAATTACAGCTATCCTATTCAGATCGGGGATATAGCAAACTATGTAGGGATTGACCGTACCTATTTGTACAGGCTTTTTATAAAATACAAAGGGATCTCCCCAAAGCATTATTTAACAGCCTACCGGATCATGGAGGCCAAGCGTTTGCTGGAGGATACCGGCCTTAGCGTAACGGAAACCGGTTTGTCCTGTGGGTTTCACGATGCTTCGGTTTTTTGCAAGAGTTTTCTTCAGACAGAGGGAAAGTCACCCCTTCAGTATAGAAAGGGAATGAGGGAAGAAGTTCGGTAA